The Syngnathus typhle isolate RoL2023-S1 ecotype Sweden linkage group LG11, RoL_Styp_1.0, whole genome shotgun sequence genome contains a region encoding:
- the txnrd3 gene encoding thioredoxin reductase 3 gives MPPIENETGKNELKSRIQSLIDSNQVVVFSKSYCPYCVTVKDLFKELKVECNVVELDLMEDGTNYQEMLLEMTGQKSVPNVFINKTHVGGCDKTMQAHKDGSLHQLLNGQSESYDYDLIVIGGGSGGLSCSKEAASLGKKVMVLDFVVPTPKGTTWGLGGTCVNVGCIPKKLMHQTALLSTAVQDARKFGWEFDETVKHNWETMKTAINDYIGSLNWGYRVSLRDKNVNYVNAYAEFVEPHKIKALNKQGKETFYTADKFVLATGERPRYLGIPGDKEYCITSDDLFSLPYCPGKTLVIGASYVALECGGFLAGLGLDVTVMVRSILLRGFDQEMANRAGDHMEEHGVKFIRQYVPIKIEQLEAGTPGRVKVTAKSTENDDVVEGEYNTVLIAVGRDACTDKIGLDKIGVKVNPKNGKIPVNDEEQTNVPHVYAIGDILEGKWELTPVAIQAGKLLARRLYGGATLKCDYINVPTTVFTPLEYGSCGLSEERATELYGEENLDVFHSLFWPLEFTVPGRDNNRCYAKIICNKLDNDRVIGFHYLGPNAGEVTQGYGAAMKCGATKEQLDATIGIHPTCAEVFTTLEVTKSSGGDITQAGC, from the exons ATGCCTCCCATCGAAAATGAAACGGGGAAGAATGAACTTAAAAGTCGGATACAATCGCTTATTGACTCCAATCAAGTGGTGGTCTTCAGCAAAAGTTATTGTCCATATTGTGTAAcg GTAAAGGACTTGTTCAAAGAACTCAAAGTTGAGTGCAATGTGGTGGAGCTGGATCTCATGG aggATGGAACAAATTATCAGGAGATGCTGCTTGAGATGACTGGACAAAAGAGTGTTCCTAATGTTTTTATCAACAAAACACATGTTGGTGGCTGTGACAAGACAATGCAG GCTCATAAAGATGGCAGTCTGCATCAGCTACTGAATGGGCAAAGTGAAAGCTATGACTATGACCTGATTGTTATTGGAGGAGGATCTGGGGGACTGTCCTGTTCAAAG GAAGCTGCAAgtttgggaaaaaaagtgaTGGTTTTGGACTTTGTTGTTCCCACACCAAAAGGAACTACTTGGG GTCTCGGTGGAACGTGCGTGAATGTTGGCTGCATTCCCAAGAAACTGATGCACCAGACTGCCTTGCTCAGTACCGCCGTGCAAGACGCTCGCAAGTTTGGCTGGGAATTTGATGAAACTG TCAAACACAACTGGGAGACGATGAAGACGGCCATTAACGACTACATCGGCTCGCTAAACTGGGGCTACAGGGTTTCGCTCAGGGACAAGAATGTCAACTATGTCAATGCCTACGCGGAATTCGTCGAACCTCACAAGATCAAG GCATTAAACAAACAAGGGAAGGAGACGTTTTACACAGCAGATAAGTTTGTTTTGGCAACAGGTGAGCGACCACGTTACCTGGGCATACCTGGAGACAAGGAGTACTGCATCACAAG CGATGATCTCTTCTCTTTGCCGTACTGCCCCGGAAAGACTCTGGTGATCGGCGCATCTTACGTCGCGTTAGAATGCGGCGGCTTCCTCGCCGGCCTCGGGCTCGACGTCACCGTCATGGTGCGTTCCATTCTGCTACGCGGCTTTGACCAGGAAATGGCAAACCGTGCCGGTGACCATATGGAGGAACATGGCGTCAAATTCATCCGGCAATATGTCCCTATAAAA ATAGAGCAATTGGAAGCCGGCACTCCTGGCCGGGTGAAGGTGACAGCCAAGTCCACTGAGAATGATGATGTCGTCGAGGGAGAGTACAACACT GTATTAATAGCGGTGGGTCGAGACGCATGCACCGACAAGATCGGCCTGGACAAGATAGGGGTGAAAGTTAACCCCAA GAATGGGAAAATTCCCGTCAATGATGAAGAGCAAACCAACGTGCCCCACGTCTATGCCATCGGAGACATCTTGGAGGGCAAGTGGGAGCTCACTCCTGTTGCGATCCAGGCCGGGAAGTTGCTGGCGCGGCGTCTGTATGGAGGGGCAACACTCAAG TGTGACTACATCAACGTTCCCACCACGGTCTTCACTCCACTGGAATATGGCTCCTGCGGTCTGTCTGAAGAGAGAGCCACTGAGCTGTACGGGGAGGAGAACCTTGAT GTGTTCCACAGTCTCTTTTGGCCGTTGGAATTTACCGTGCCTGGCAGGGACAACAACAGATGCTATGCCAAGATCATCTGCAACAAATTGGATAAT GACCGAGTGATTGGCTTTCACTACCTGGGTCCCAATGCAGGAGAAGTAACTCAAGGCTATGGTGCAGCTATGAAATGCGGTGCCACCAAAGAGCAGCTGGACGCCACCATTGGCATCCACCCAACTTGCGCCGAG GTGTTCACCACTCTGGAAGTGACCAAAAGTTCCGGAGGTGACATCACCCAGGCAGGTTGCTGA
- the bin2b gene encoding bridging integrator 2b, with product MAENHKTGQNLQASAGFLAKRVQRSLSRAQEKVLQKLGKTLETKDEHFEVCSQNLNKQQVHGSRLLKDVRAYYGAVKAVHETSKRLSQTLQEVYESDWNGAEDLAVIIQSEDLLWNDYEEKMNDQIVRTVENYTNQFPEVKERVAKRGRKLVDYDSARHHLEALQSAKKKDDVKIAKAEEEFNKSQNVFEEINNELREELPLLYQSRIGCYVTVFQNVSNLRDVFYKEMSVLNRDLYDVMKKLEDQHSGKAFIVKGLSSSTTAKSKKKRSLVISNPVPCNTSFPSDHVSLHSENGKNDLPSSPEPQSNPGETSIVGDAVTATKSGGTSDSEDLSSCGTNTPSSTTSEGPEAVELEAELPANQSDDSAVPKSDVASEEPAFDNDAPLTREQEDNASQAPAKEARTNMAPVPAPREPSHSEKEEEDKKEEESDVKKPAGDNCDSHNPPGFLYKAVALKSQAASESGQLQFEQGEIILVLADSQQEGLLRGVREESWKLDSDPENHAGTFSEDLIGPV from the exons ATGGCTGAGAATCACAAAACGGGTCAGAACCTGCAGGCGAGTGCTGGATTTCTGGCTAAACGGGTCCAGAGGTCATTGAGTCGCGCACAAGAAAAG GTCCTTCAAAAACTGGGCAAAACTTTGGAGACCAAGGATGAACATTTTGAGGTTTGCTCGCAAAACCTCAACAAACAACAG GTTCATGGAAGCAGGTTGCTTAAAGATGTGAGGGCCTACTATGGTGCTGTGAAAG CTGTACACGAGACGTCGAAGCGGCTGTCCCAGACTTTGCAGGAGGTTTACGAATCAGACTGGAACGGAGCAGAGGACCTTGCTGTCATCATCCAA AGTGAAGATTTGCTGTGGAACGACTATGAGGAGAAAATGAATGACCAGATTGTGCGCACCGTGGAAAACTATACAAACCAGTTTCCAGAGGTCAAG GAAAGAGTGGCGAAACGCGGTCGAAAGCTGGTGGACTACGATTCAGCGCGTCACCACCTGGAGGCGCTGCAGAGTGCCAAGAAAAAGGATGATGTTAAAATTGCCAAG GCAGAGGAGGAGTTCAACAAATCCCAGAATGTCTTTGAAGAGATCAATAATGAGCTGAGGGAGGAGCTGCCCCTTCTCTATCAGAG CCGCATCGGTTGCTACGTGACGGTGTTCCAAAACGTATCAAATCTGAGAGATGTCTTTTATAAAGAAATGAGTGTG CTCAACCGTGATTTGTACGATGTGATGAAGAAGTTAGAAGATCAGCACTCTGGAAAAGCTTTCATCGTAAAGGGTCTGAGCAGCAG CACTACAGCAAAGTCAAAGAAGAAGCGGTCCTTGGTCATCTCCAATCCGGTCCCTTGTAACACATCTTTCCCATCCGATCACGTGTCCCTCCATTCCGAAAATGGGAAAAACGATCTACCCTCCTCCCCTGAGCCGCAAAGCAACCCAGGCGAAACGAGTATAGTAGGGGATGCTGTCACCGCTACCAAAAGTGGGGGTACCTCAGACTCGGAGGACCTAAGCTCCTGCGGTACCAATACACCCAGCAGCACGACAAGCGAAGGTCCCGAGGCGGTGGAGCTAGAAGCCGAGCTACCCGCTAACCAGTCGGATGACTCTGCCGTCCCGAAATCTGATGTTGCCAGTGAAGAGCCAGCCTTTGATAATGATGCGCCACTCACTCGTGAGCAGGAGGACAATGCAAGTCAAGCGCCAGCAAAAGAAGCCAGGACCAACATGGCTCCGGTTCCTGCCCCTCGTGAACCTTCCCACTCtgagaaagaggaggaagacaaGAAGGAAGAAGAATCTGACGTCAAGAAGCCGGCCGGCGATAACTGCGATAGCCACAATCCTCCTGGCTTTCTTTACAAG GCGGTGGCGCTAAAGAGCCAGGCAGCGTCTGAAAGTGGCCAGCTCCAGTTTGAACAAGGAGAAATAATCCTGGTGTTGGCCGACTCCCAGCAG gaagGTCTGTTGAGAGGAGTCCGGGAGGAGAGCTGGAAACTGGACAGTGATCCCGAAAATCATGCCGGGACTTTCTCAGAAGACCTCATTGGGCCCGTTTAG